A stretch of DNA from Chlamydiota bacterium:
CTCTGTTTTGTCCCCTAACTTTTGGAAAAGGACACTTATCTAAACATTGTTTGATCAGTTTCCAATGCTCATCCGGTAAATAAGTAAATTTTGCCTCTTTCATAACTTCCTCCTAAGCTAGAACAACTCAAGAGAATAGCATAAATTCATTTAGAGGAATAGATTCAATGATTTACCAGGTTATTTCAATAAAAGATTATATAGCTTTGAATGCAGTAATGTACCACTTGAAGCGCACATAAATTTGTTCCAAAAGCTTCCATATTACACAAAATATATAGGCAAATGTCCCTATGCGTCCCACACCTGCGCTACAATGTATCACCAAAGGCCTGTTTCGTACTCAGCATATTCAGTCATAATTCTTCCAACAAAAACTAGCTGCTTTTTTTATCTGTTTTTTTTACACTAAACGCTATGCAAGAAGAGCTAAAATTAGAAAAAGTCTTTGTCCATAATTTGCAAGGGATCGATCTTGTATTGCCCCACTTTTCTCTGATTGCCTTTTGTGGGCTTTCTGGTTCGGGAAAATCCTCGCTTGCATTTGATACCATCTTTCAAGAAGGACAAAGACGCTACATTGAGTCTCTATCTTCTCTAAGACGGGTGGGAAAAGAGATTCCTCGCGTCGATGTGAAAAAAACAGAAGGTATGAGCGCCACGATTGCCATTGAACAAAAAACAAGCCATGGCACGATTCGATCTACGGTAGGCACACTCACAGAAGTATATGATTTTTTACGTGTGCTCTTTGCAAAAGTAGCTACGCCCTATTGCCCCATTTCCAAAGAAAAAGTGGAGCCACAATCTAAAGAATCGATCGCAAAACAGCTCATCAAAGAATTTGATCAAAGCAAGTTGATGATTCTGGCTCCCATGGTCAAAGCAAAAAAATCCGATTTGAAAGAAGAGATTGGTACTTTAATCAAAAAAGGTTTTCTTCGCGCCCGTATTGATCAAAAATTTGTGGAATTGGAAGAACAGATTGATCTCGATCCGAAAAAAGCGCACTCTTTAGAAGTTATAATCGATCGCATCAAGGTCGTCAAAGAACAGCATTCTCGTATTTTGGAAGCTATCTTCACAGCTCTTGAGATAGGCGATGGTGTTTTGGTGGCCAACAGCCCCGATCAAAATAGAGAAAAGCTTTTTTCTACTTTTGCTTATTCACCCAAGTCTGGAATGAGCTACGCTCCACTCAATCCTGTGGATTTTTCTTTCAACACGCCACAAGGCATGTGTAACACATGCCAAGGTCTTGGCATCGTGCAAACCTTTGAATTAGAAAAAATCATCGATTTTGACAAATCCATTAGCGAAGATTGCTGTATCTTACAAAGTTCGTATTCCACCATTCGTTACAAAAACATCTTTGATAATTTAGCAAGGCTCTATAATTTTAGCGTCAAAACTCCTTTCAAAAAGCTCACCAAGTCCCAACAAGAAATCTTTTTAAATGGCACGCGCAAAAAATGGCTACGCATGCGTTTTGTCCACCCGCAAAAAAAAATCTCATGGACAGAATATGTCAATTGGAGAGGTGTTTTACAAGAAGCACGCGAGCGTTACTCAAAAGCCTCGTCCGATAGCTACAAAAAGAAGATGGAAAGCTACATGACAAAAAGCATATGTCCAAAATGCCAAGGCGCGCGCATTAAGCTCTATCCAGCAGCAGCTAAACTCAATGGCAAAACCATTTCTGAGATTTGCCAAATGAGCATTGAAGAGTGCTTGGAATTTTTCTCTTCGCTTGAGCTCGAGGGAAATAAGCAAAAAATTGGCGAAGAAGTGATCAAAGAGATCTGCTTTCGTTTGCAATTTTTGCTCGGCGTGGGATTGCATTATTTAAGTTTAGATCGTACATCACCCACCTTAAGTGGTGGAGAAGCCCAAAGAGTCAAACTCGCCTCTTCCATTGGCTGTGGACTTGTAGGAATGACTTATATTTTAGATGAACCCTCCATTGGACTACATGCCCAAGATAACCACAAACTCATCCAAACACTGCAAGGGCTCAAGGAAAAAGGCAACACCGTCATTGTTGTCGAACATGATGAAGAGACGCTGCTTTCTTCCGATCACATTGTAGAAATTGGACCCCTTGCTGGAAAATTAGGCGGGCAAATTGTCTTTTCTGGAAAAACAACCGATTTTTTGAAGCAATCGACGCTCACATCCGACTATCTAAACGATAAAAAAACGATTTTTTTAGAGCGTGATACAAAAAAAGCGAAGCATTTTTTACAGCTTATGAAAGCAAAAGCACACAACCTAAAAGAAGTTACACTCGAAGTGCCTTTGGGAAAATTTGTGGTCGTCTCAGGCGTTTCTGGCTCTGGAAAATCCACACTTGTGATGGAAACTTTGTATCCAGCGCTTTTCAACGTGTTGAACCGTTCGAAAAAAACATGTGGGGCTTTTGAAGCGCTAAAAAATGAAAAGCATTTGGATAAAGTGATCCAAATTGATCAAAGCCCCATTGGGCGCATTCCAAGATCTAATCCTGCAACCTACATCAAGCTTTTTGATTTGGTCCGTGACCTTTTCACTCAGCTCCCAGAATCCAAGGCGCGTGGATATAAAAAAGGGCGCTTTAGCTTCAATGTGAAAGAAGGCTCATGTTCGCGTTGTGTGGGTAATGGACAAGTCAAAGTCGAAATGGACTTTATGGAAGATGCGTTTGTGCAGTGCCCTCTTTGTTTTGGAAAGCGCTTTGACCAAGAAACCCTTAGCGTGTTTTATCGCGGGAAAAATATTCACGATGTTTTAGAAATGACTGTGCAGGAAGCTCACTTGCACTTTCAAGCGATTCCCCCTATCAAAACAAAACTCGAAACGCTAAAAAAAGTGGGACTTGATTATATCGCGCTTGGCCAACCATCGACCACTCTGAGCGGTGGAGAAGCGCAAAGAATCAAGCTCTCAAAAGAATTGTCTCGTCCTTCGACATCCAAAACGCTCTTTATTTTGGATGAACCCACAACAGGTTTGCATTTCCATGACATCCAGCTTTTGCTCAACATTTTCAAAGAGCTCACAGATAAAGGAAACACCGTGCTTGTCATTGAACACAACATGGATGTGATCAAAAATGCCGATTATATTATTGATTTAGGACCTACTGGTGGAAAAAACGGAGGCTACATCATAGCACAGGGCACTGTAGAAAAATTATGCCAATCCAATACAGCTACAGGACAATATTTACAAAAACATTTGAACAGAGATTTTGGGGATTTAAAACGCCCATTTAAAGCCAAAAGAAGTGAATTTATCGAAGTTAAAGGCGCCTCTCAACATAACTTAAAACATATCGATGTCAATATCCCCCATAACCAAATCACTGTTTTAACCGGTCCTTCTGGATGTGGAAAATCTTCGCTTGCGTTTGACACGGTGTATAATGAAGGACAACGTCGTTTTGTAGAAACTATGCCAGCTTACCTGCGTCAATTTATCAAGCAAGCACCCAAGCCCAAGGTGGAACATATTGAAGGTTTGAGAGCAAGTATCGCCATCGAACAAAAAAACTATGCGGGAAATGCACGTTCGACTGTGGGAACTATGACAGAAGTTTATGATTATTTGCGCATCCTCTTTTCTACCATTGGCATTCCCCATGATCCTGATACCATGGAAGAAATCAAGGCAATTTCTAAAGAAACTGTGGCTCAAAACATCTTAGCTCTCGAAGAAAACACCCGACTCATTGTGCTCGCTCCCCTGTCAACTAAAGAATCTTTGGATGCGCTTTTTGAAAGGCTTAAGCGACAAGGCTTTTTACGCATTCGTTTAAATGGCATTTATTATGAACTCGATGAAAAAATTCCTTTCGACGCTAAACAAAAAAACCAAGTGGATGTGGTTATCGATCGTTTGAAATCCAATCTATCCAACCAACACCGTTTGTTAGAAGCTATTGATGTAGCAAACTTTTTAACAAATGGCAAAATCATCATTGATACACAAAAAAAAGAATACTTTTACAACTTACGCTTTAGCGTAGAATCAAGTGGAAAAGCATTTCCAGAAATCACACCTGCAACGTTTTTGTTTAATCAAGATGGCATGTGCCCAGAGTGCCAAGGATTGGGTTTTCAATATGGTGCACATCTAGACAGCATGGAAGAAATTTTAGACCTTTCTTTAGATGAACTGATTGACACATTTTGCCAAGAATATGCCGATGATGTGATGGAATATCTAGAACCCATCCTTGATGATTTTGCTATCGATCGTAATTGTGCTCTTAGCGAATTGTCAGATGAACAACGCGCTCTTCTATTCAAAGGTGATAACGCGTTTTATCAGGATAAAAAATTCAGCTACCGTTTCATTGGCCTTAATCCTTTGTTTGAAAAATTAGGTCGGTTTGCAAAACGCGCGCTTAAAGACAAACTCACCTTTTTGCTTGATCAAACCCAGTGTTTTTCTTGCAAAGGCGCCAGACTCAATCGTTTTGCTAAAGCTGTGACCATCCAAAACAAATCCATTGCAGATGTATGCACAATGCCCATTGACGAAGTTTTTGATTTTTTCTCTTCAATCAAACTTAAATCCGATGAAAAAAAGATCTTAAAAGATGTGTTGAAACAGATCCTTTCTCGTTTGGAATGTATGTTAGAGCTTGGCATTGGGTATTTGGATTTAAATCGCGCGTCAACGACGCTTAGCGGTGGCGAATACCAGCGTGTGCGCTTATCTTCGCAAATTGGTTCTACACTGACAGGACTTTTGTATGTGCTTGATGAGCCGACAATCGGCTTACATCCGTCAGAAACAAAACGCCTTATCAATGCGCTCAAAAAGCTCAAAGATCTTGGAAACACCTTAATTCTTGTGGAACATGATCCTCAAGTCATTGCCATAGCCGATTACATTCTGGATATGGGACCAAAATCAGGCCTAGCTGGTGGTCATATTGTGGCACAAGGCTCTTATTCAGAAATTAAAGATAATCCCGAGTCTTTGACAGGACAGTACCTATCTCAAAAAAAGCAGGTGCTAGTTGAAATGACGCCCCCTAAAAAAAGCCACGATACCCTAGAAGTTTACGATGCCGTGCTCCATAATTTAAAAAACATCCATTGCACCATTCCTTATAATCATTTTGTTTGCGTCACGGGAGTTTCTGGTTCGGGAAAATCGACACTTGTGCAAGAGGTGATTCAAAAAGGATTTCAAAAAAGACGTTCTTCGAAAGAAGGCGTTGTCGATTTAGGATTTGCCAAGCTAAAAGGACTTGAACTATTTGATGAAATGGTCGCAATCGATCAAAATCCCATTGGACAAACTACACGCTCTGATATTGCCACATACACAGATGTTTTAGCTCCTTTGCGCTACTGGTTTGCTTCTCTTCCAGAAGCGGTTACAAAGGGTTTGCTTCCACGCTATTTTAGCTATTTCCATAAAAAAGGGATGTGCACAAACTGCTTTGGCTTTGGATATAAAACCATCCATTTACAATTCCTACCTCCTGTAAAAATTAAATGTGAAGTATGCCTGGGAAAACGCTTAAATCCTGTGAGTTTGTCTGTGAAATACAAAAACAAAACACTTGCAGACTATCTGGATATGACTATCGAGGAATGTTTGGATGCTTTTGAGCACATTGCTAAAGTCAAACGCATTTTGCAAATCATCATCGACATGGGACTTAGTTATTTAAAACTCAATCAAGAAATGCACACGCTGAGTGGTGGAGAAGCAGGCAGACTAAGACTTTTGCGCGATATTGCCAAAAAGAAAAAAACAAAAACGCTCTATCTTTTTGATGAACCCACTATTGGTTTGCATTTTGAAGATGTGGAAAAACTACTCAAAGTCTTTGACCATCTCAAAGCAAAAGGTAACACACTTGTCGTCATTGAGCACAATCTCGATGTCATCAATCACGCCGATACTATTATCGAACTAGGTCCCAAAGCTGGTCCTCTGGGCGGATATGTTATCAGTCAAAAAAAAAGTTAGATAAAAAAAAAGATTTAATTTAACATTGTCTTCATATGACAATGATCCACTCAAATGCACCGTTTGCTCCCCAAACGCCCGCGCAAGGTCCGTATCGTATTGATGCAAATAACGTGATGAAACATTTCAAAGACAAACGATTCGATCTTCGCGAACAAACTATTGCACACGATACCTCTCTTGCGAATCTGTTTTGCGTAATTGAAGTTAACATATTGGACTGCACCCAAGCACATTTTGAAAAAGGTGCCCTTACACCTTATCTTGAGTGTTTGGATTTAGTAGAAGTGTATTTAGATTTTACTGCTGTTACAGATGCAGACCTATCTCCAATACAATTTCAATTTGACCAACTAAAAGTTGTCTCTTTGCAAGGATGCGATTTACTTACAGATAAATGCCTAAGGTTTTTTGAAAGCTTTAAAGAAGGGATCACACTCAATCTTGCTCAAACAAAGATTTCTAAATCAGCGATTCAAGCCTTTTGCGAAAACCACCCTTATGTTATTATTTTTACAGGAGAAAATTTATGACACAAAAACAAGCAAACGGAATTTCATCCGCAATTTTACTTTTTGGACTTGCCATTGTGGCTTTTACACATGCATGGTGGCCAGGTATTTTACTCGCCATTGGTGTTTCTGCCATTTTACGTGGCGTGTTGAATGCACATTTTGGAGAAGCGTTTGCAAGTTTTTTGATTTTCGGTGGCCTTTTTCTTTATTTTCAATATCCTAATATCATACCAAGTGAACATATTTTGCCCCTAATTTTTGTGGTCATTGGGGTGATTGTGCTCATTAGAGAATTTTCAAAAAAAGGTAAAAAACGGAAATAACTATGGCAAAACCTCTTGTTTCTAAAAAACGCGCACAATCATTTTTCTACATAATTTTTCTTTTCATGCTCGCGTTTTTAGCTTTTACCAAGTCTTGGTGGCCTGAATTGAGCTTGGCTTTTGGCGTTGCTATATGTTTTCGCAATCTGCTTCTTTATCAATGGCATGATTTAATCACCAACGCAATCATTTTTGGTGGTATTTTTGCCTACATACAATTTGATCTTAAATGGGAAGTCGCCTTACCTGTCGCTTTTATTGTAGGCGCCATTTATGTGCTTTTTAGAGAGTTTGTGATCGGCGAGCAAGAAACCGAAGTCGAACACGAAGAAGAGATCAATCAAGAAATCGAAGAAGACAACGAATAATCTAACCCAATAGCTGCTTTGACTTCATCGAGCGTATTTTGGGCGATTTCATTGGCTTTTTGCGTGCCAATATCGAGCACTTCAAACACATAGCCCAAATCGTCTTCGAGCTCTTTACGTCTTTTTTGGATAGGTTCTAGCAATGCCAAAAGTTCTTCAAGCAAATATTTTTTCACAACACTATCACCCAGTCCCCCTTTTTGATAGTGGGCTTTGAGCTCATCGACTTTGTTTTTATCCCTTGCGAATGCATCCAAATAAGTAAAGACAGGGTTGCCTTCTACTTTTCCAGGATCTTCCACACGCAAATGGTTAGGATCGGTGTACATCTTTTTGACCTTTTTCTCGATCTCTTCTGGAGAATCGGAAAGGAAAATTGCATTACCCAGCGTCTTACTCATTTTTTGCGCTCCATCTGTTCCAACAAGGCGTGAAAAACTGGTCACCAGCCCTTTGCATTCGACAAGTGTGTTACCATAGATGCGGTTAAATGAACGTACAATTTCATTGGTCTGCTCGATCATAGGAAGCTGATCGGCTCCTACAGGAATGAGTGTGGCTTTAAACGCTGTGATGTCGGCTGCTTGCGAGATCGGATATATCACAAAGCCTGCAGGCACGCCCTCTTTAAAACCTTTTTGGTCGATTTCACTTTTGACCGTAGGATTGTGCTTGAGACGATTGATGGTCACAAGGTTGAGATAGTAGATCGTCAGTTCTGCAAGTGCTGGAATTTGGGATTGGAGCAGCATGGTGGTTTTTTTAGGATCCAATCCACAAGAAAGATAATCCAGCATCACTTCTTTGACAGATTGGGTCACTTTGCTAGGCTCCTTGGCATGATCTGTCAAAGCTTGGATATCTGCAACCATGACAAATTGCGTGTGGATATCTTGAAGAGCAACCCTATTTTTCAAAGATCCAATATAATGGCCAAGATGCAGTCTTCCTGTCGGCCTATCTCCTGTAAGTATCACTTCTTTTTTTGACATCTTATTCTCCCCTCTAAACGACACTCAGCATACAAATTCTCAGTGATCTTTTCAAATAGAATTTTAGTATTGGCATAAATCTAGTTTTCATATAAACCTGGGTTTGGGTTTGATGGGCCAGGTAGCATGCAAGAACATCTAGCTCCACCACAAGTATCAAATAACATGACAGATGAATATCCTAAAAAAATTGGTCGTTTTGAAATTTTAGAGCTGATCTCTTCTGGAGGAATGGGGGAAATTTATCTTGCCTTTGATCCCATTTCTAAAAGAAAAGTAGCCCTAAAACAGATTAAGAAAAAATTCTTTGATCATCCCTCAATGAAAAAACGCTTTTTGCATGAGGCAAAAATCACTTCTAAATTGATGCATCCTTCCATCATTCCTATTTTTGAAATGAATTTAGACGAAAAAAATCCCTACTACATCATGCCTTTTGTCGAAGGAAATACGCTAAGAAAAACACTTCTAGAAGACCGTAAAAACTATAAAGCAAAAAAAGAAACGCTGGCTTTGCAAACCTATGTGCGTACTTTTTATAATATCTGCCAAGCAATTTTTTATATCCACTCTCAAAAAGTCCTGCATCGAGATCTTAAACCCGAAAATATCATATTGGGAAAGTTTGGCGAAGTGGTGCTTATCGATTGGGGCTTGGCGCAATATTTTGATACTCCAGACGATCCTCTCCTAGATTTGGAAGAAGAAGGAAGAGAAATCACACAACCTGGAAAAATTATTGGTACTGTCACTTATCTTGCCCCTGAACAAGCAAAAGCCACAAAATGTAATGAGCAAACAGATATTTATGCCCTTGGGGTGATTTTATACCAGATGATCACACTAAAAATGCCTCATAAAAGAAAAGATATCAAAACCTTTAAAAAAACCATTGACGATGAAAAAATATTGCCTCCATTTAAAGTGGCGCCCTATCGTGAAATTCCACTAGATCTTGAAATGATCTGCATGAAATGTTTAAATCCCGACCCGAAAGAACGTTATCAAAGTACAAAAGAGCTCTTGTATGATTTGGAGATGCACATGCAATCGCGCTCTCAATGGCAGCATGTCAAGTCATTACACTTTGAAGAAGATGCTGATTGGCAAATCAACGCAGATATTGCACTATCAAAATATTTAGCCATTTCTAAAACCCTTGAATCTATTGAATGGGTCAATGTCAGAATCGCTTCTCATCCTCTTGTGGGAAATTTTAAAATTGAGACCACGCTCACATTTGAAGAAGATGCCGAAGGCATTGGGCTCTTATTTTCCGTTCCGCAAAAACAGGACAAAATTCTCTTAGAAAATGGCTACTGTTTATGGCTCTCAACAAAAAAAGAAAAAGCCTCTAAACTTTTTAAATCTAACATTCAAATTGTAGAGATCAATACCCTTCAATTTGAATGTGGCATTCCTTATAAGCTTAGCGTAGAATCGATGGATCAAAAAATCCATTTTTACATGAATGGAGATCTTGTATTTTCCTACACAAGCTACCTGCCAATGGAAGGTTCTTATGTGGGTCTGTTGACTAAAGACCTTGGCTTTAATCTATCTCAATTCAACCTCTATTCTGGAAGTTTGAACCAATATGTTGAATGCACCTCTATTGGAGATAGCTTCTTAGCGCAAGGATATTTTGATCTTGCACTGCAAGAATATCGCAAAATTGCCACTTCTTTCAAGGGTCAAGCGATTGCAGACATAGCTGCTTTTAAAGCAGGCATTACACTTTTAGAAAAATCAAAATGCAATCCGAACGATCTGGATTTTCAACAAGCACATGCAGAATTTGAAAAGCTACAAAAAACGCCTTCTAAACCCTTAGAATATCTTGGCAAAGCCCTTTTATATGAAGTGAGGCAAGAATATGAAGAAGAGGCCAAATGTTATGAACTGGCTTTGAGAAAATATCCGATGCACCCTCTTCTAAAAACGATTAAAGAACAGCTCCATTTTCGCTTGCAATCTGTCTCTTCTTTTGATCGCATTACTACCTATCGTTTTTTACTTATTGTGGCAAAATTTTTACCAGACGTGTTTGTGCAAGAAGATACTATGCTTTTAATCCAAACGCTAAAAAAAGATTGGCAAACTCTGCCCTTTTTTGAAAAAACAAGCTTGGATTGCCCAAAAGATCTAGCTATTGCTTTGAGTTTTTGGCTACAAAAACCCCTCTTTATTTTGGAAGTGTTAGAAAACTTGAATCCTAAATATGATCTCGCACTGATCGAAAATGCAATTTTTTCACTCATCGAATTGGATGAATTAGACATAGCAAAACAATACATTGACAACTTAGATACACATTATCAAAAGTTGTATTCTATCAAACTTTTAATGATTGCTATTTTAGCAAAGCACGATTTAACTCAAGCGCTGAGAGAGTTTTTTGATTTTGTAAATATGAATTTTACCACAAAAGAAAGACGCGTGCTCATCTATCTTTTAGATCTTGCACAAAAACAGAAAAACTTTGAGTTGATCAACAAAGTACAAACCTATGTGCGCGCGCAAAAAATCGCGACAAAAGATTCTAAATTGATCGATATGCATCTTGTTCAATCCAATCTTTTACAAAATCAATTTAAACAGGCACAAATGATTTTAGAAAAATACAAAAAACATGAACTTGAACAAGAAAATTCCTATCTTTTCATCCCTCATCTTTGTTTTTTATTTGCAACAAGGGATCAAAAAAGTATGCAAGATCATATCGATAACGTTTCTAAATCTTATCCTTTGATTTGCGCCATCCAGGAAAAGATGACAAAGAAAAATTTAACACATGCTCAACTCTTTCCCTATGAAGAAAAACTTTTAAAAACTTTCGACAATCTATTTGTCCATTGTAAAAGACAACAAGAAAGATGAAACCCCTGCATCATTCAAGGATTTGGAGAAATTTGCATATTTTGCTCAAATTGAGTTTCGACCGAAGTTGGCATACTCTACTTGGAGTAGACAACTTAGGGCGAGACTCAAGTTGAGGACAAGAGGCAAATTTATCGGATTCTTCAATGATGCAGAGGTTTCAGATAGACAAAAGAAGCCATTCTTTTGTACACTATGGCACATGGACAAAATCTATCAATCAAAAGACTGTGAGGCAAAATGGGAACAGTTTTGGATTGAAAAGGAAATTTTTAAAGCCGATCCCAGTTCTACAAAACCGCCCTTTAGCATTGTCATTCCCCCACCCAATGTGACAGGAAAACTGCACATGGGACATGCCCTTGTCAATACGCTCCAAGATATCTTGATTCGATTTAAAAAAATGTGTGGATATGAAGTGCTTTGGGTCCCTGGAACCGATCATGCAGGGATTGCTACCCAAACCGTTGTCGAACAACACCTCATCAAAACACAAAACAAGCGCAAAAGCGATTTTTCAAGAGAAGAATTTTTAAAAATTGTATGGAAATGGAAGGAAGATCATGAACATGTCATATTAAATCAACTCAAAAAAATCGGCTGCAGCTTGGATTGGTCACGCCTTGCGTTTACTATGGACAAAGAGCGCACAACAGCTGTATTAGATACCTTTAAAAAGTTGTATGATGACGGACTCATTTATCGCGATAATTATTTGGTGAATTGGGATACTGTCACTCAAACTGCCCTTTCAGACGATGAAGTGGAACATGAAGAAAAACAAGCTAAACTTTACTACATCCACTACGCTCTAGATGATGACAGCACGATTACCATTGCGACAACACGTCCAGAAACTCTGCTCGCAGATACCGCTGTTGCAGTGAGCAAAAAACATGCTCATCTGCTAAGTAAAATGGCGATTTTACCTATTACAAATAGAAAAATCCCGATCGTTGTAGATGATTTTGTCGACCCTGAATTTGGAACAGGGATGGTAAAAATTACCCCAGCACACGATTTTAACGATTATGAACTTGCCAAACGCCATGATCTTCCCATGATCAACATGATGACAAAGGACGGCAAAATAAATGAAAATGGAGTACCTTTTGAAGGGCAAACCATGCTAGAAGCGCGCAAAAATATCATCGAAGAGCTCAAAAAAATCGGTGCGCTTGAAAAAATTGAAGAACATGTCCACAGGGTGGGAAAATCTTACCGTTCAAAAGCGATTATTGAGCCCTATCTTTCCAAGCAGTGGTTTATCAACATGGCGCCTTTCAAAGACAAACTTATTGAACTTGTAAAGTCTGATACTGTTGAATTGATTCCCAAAGAATGGAAAAGCACCTATTTTCACTGGATCGAAAACTTACGCAACTGGTGTATTTCACGCCAACTTTGGTGGGGACATCGTATCCCTGTTTACTACAATAAAAAAGATCCTGAAAAGATGATTTGTGCAGGGGCCAACATTCCAAAAGAAATTAGCGAAAATCCAGATGAGTGGATCCAAGATGAAGATGTGCTAGACACCTGGTTTTCTTCTTCTCTTTGGCCTTTTTCCACTTTAGGCTACCCAGAACCTACTCCAGACATGCGCTTTTTCCCCAATTCCGTTCTCATCACAGGTCACGATATCTTGTTTTTTTGGGTCGCACGCATGCTTTGGGCAAGTGAATATCTCTTCAAAAAACCCCCTTTCCCAAAAGTGTTTTTGCACGGTTTGATTTTTGGTAAATCCTACTGGAGACAAGATGAAAGAGGACATATTTCCTATCTCTCTTCTCAAGAAAAAAAGACATATGACATGGGAACACCTGTTCCTAAAGATGTGCATTCCAAATGGGAAAAAATGTCCAAATCCAAGGGTAATGTCATCGATCCTATTGAAATTATTAAAGAATTTGGCGTCGATTCTATGAGAATGGCGCTCTCGTCCTCTGCCTGTCAAAACAAGCAGATCGATTTAGACAGACGCCGCTTTGAAGAGTTCAAGCATTTTTCTAACAAAATTTGGAACGGCGCGCGTTTTTCCATGCAAAACCTGTTTGATGACAATGCCCTTATCATCGATTTCGAACTGGATTTCAATGCTTTGGAGCTTGAAGACTTTTGGATCTTAGAAAAAGCCAAAAAAGCTAGCCTTACATTTAAAGAAGCACTTGAAAACTTCCACTACGAAGTGGCAACAAACACCGCCTACACCTTTTTTTGGAATGAGTTATGCGCCTATTATTTAGAAATCATCAAGCCTGTCTTTTTTGGGAAACGAGGCGACGCACATTTAAAAAAACAAAAACAGTGCGTGTTGCTCTACATTTTGACAGTGTCTTTGCGTCTGCTGCATCCTCTAGCTCCTTTCATTACAGAAGAGATTTTTTCTTATCTAAAGAAAGTCCCTGTCAAAATTCAGACCAAAGAGCCTATCTTAAGCGATCTTACCTCCACCTTGAAAAAGACAAGTCTAGCGCTCACACAATACCCTGAAATGGACTATGATTTTCACTCTTCTCTTGAACAATTTGATCTACTCGATCAAATCTTGTATCAAGTGCGCAATATGCGCGCAGAGCTCAAAATTCTTCCCGGCACAAAGATCGATCTATTAATGGTCACAAAATCCTTCAAAGAATGTTCAATTATAGAGACTTTGGGAAAAACAAACCCCATTCAATTTGTGGATACGAAGCCAGAAATAGAACTTGCAGCAACAAGTCTTGTGCAATCTATCCAGATTATC
This window harbors:
- the uvrA gene encoding UvrABC system protein A — protein: MQEELKLEKVFVHNLQGIDLVLPHFSLIAFCGLSGSGKSSLAFDTIFQEGQRRYIESLSSLRRVGKEIPRVDVKKTEGMSATIAIEQKTSHGTIRSTVGTLTEVYDFLRVLFAKVATPYCPISKEKVEPQSKESIAKQLIKEFDQSKLMILAPMVKAKKSDLKEEIGTLIKKGFLRARIDQKFVELEEQIDLDPKKAHSLEVIIDRIKVVKEQHSRILEAIFTALEIGDGVLVANSPDQNREKLFSTFAYSPKSGMSYAPLNPVDFSFNTPQGMCNTCQGLGIVQTFELEKIIDFDKSISEDCCILQSSYSTIRYKNIFDNLARLYNFSVKTPFKKLTKSQQEIFLNGTRKKWLRMRFVHPQKKISWTEYVNWRGVLQEARERYSKASSDSYKKKMESYMTKSICPKCQGARIKLYPAAAKLNGKTISEICQMSIEECLEFFSSLELEGNKQKIGEEVIKEICFRLQFLLGVGLHYLSLDRTSPTLSGGEAQRVKLASSIGCGLVGMTYILDEPSIGLHAQDNHKLIQTLQGLKEKGNTVIVVEHDEETLLSSDHIVEIGPLAGKLGGQIVFSGKTTDFLKQSTLTSDYLNDKKTIFLERDTKKAKHFLQLMKAKAHNLKEVTLEVPLGKFVVVSGVSGSGKSTLVMETLYPALFNVLNRSKKTCGAFEALKNEKHLDKVIQIDQSPIGRIPRSNPATYIKLFDLVRDLFTQLPESKARGYKKGRFSFNVKEGSCSRCVGNGQVKVEMDFMEDAFVQCPLCFGKRFDQETLSVFYRGKNIHDVLEMTVQEAHLHFQAIPPIKTKLETLKKVGLDYIALGQPSTTLSGGEAQRIKLSKELSRPSTSKTLFILDEPTTGLHFHDIQLLLNIFKELTDKGNTVLVIEHNMDVIKNADYIIDLGPTGGKNGGYIIAQGTVEKLCQSNTATGQYLQKHLNRDFGDLKRPFKAKRSEFIEVKGASQHNLKHIDVNIPHNQITVLTGPSGCGKSSLAFDTVYNEGQRRFVETMPAYLRQFIKQAPKPKVEHIEGLRASIAIEQKNYAGNARSTVGTMTEVYDYLRILFSTIGIPHDPDTMEEIKAISKETVAQNILALEENTRLIVLAPLSTKESLDALFERLKRQGFLRIRLNGIYYELDEKIPFDAKQKNQVDVVIDRLKSNLSNQHRLLEAIDVANFLTNGKIIIDTQKKEYFYNLRFSVESSGKAFPEITPATFLFNQDGMCPECQGLGFQYGAHLDSMEEILDLSLDELIDTFCQEYADDVMEYLEPILDDFAIDRNCALSELSDEQRALLFKGDNAFYQDKKFSYRFIGLNPLFEKLGRFAKRALKDKLTFLLDQTQCFSCKGARLNRFAKAVTIQNKSIADVCTMPIDEVFDFFSSIKLKSDEKKILKDVLKQILSRLECMLELGIGYLDLNRASTTLSGGEYQRVRLSSQIGSTLTGLLYVLDEPTIGLHPSETKRLINALKKLKDLGNTLILVEHDPQVIAIADYILDMGPKSGLAGGHIVAQGSYSEIKDNPESLTGQYLSQKKQVLVEMTPPKKSHDTLEVYDAVLHNLKNIHCTIPYNHFVCVTGVSGSGKSTLVQEVIQKGFQKRRSSKEGVVDLGFAKLKGLELFDEMVAIDQNPIGQTTRSDIATYTDVLAPLRYWFASLPEAVTKGLLPRYFSYFHKKGMCTNCFGFGYKTIHLQFLPPVKIKCEVCLGKRLNPVSLSVKYKNKTLADYLDMTIEECLDAFEHIAKVKRILQIIIDMGLSYLKLNQEMHTLSGGEAGRLRLLRDIAKKKKTKTLYLFDEPTIGLHFEDVEKLLKVFDHLKAKGNTLVVIEHNLDVINHADTIIELGPKAGPLGGYVISQKKS
- the trpS2 gene encoding Tryptophan--tRNA ligase 2, whose translation is MSKKEVILTGDRPTGRLHLGHYIGSLKNRVALQDIHTQFVMVADIQALTDHAKEPSKVTQSVKEVMLDYLSCGLDPKKTTMLLQSQIPALAELTIYYLNLVTINRLKHNPTVKSEIDQKGFKEGVPAGFVIYPISQAADITAFKATLIPVGADQLPMIEQTNEIVRSFNRIYGNTLVECKGLVTSFSRLVGTDGAQKMSKTLGNAIFLSDSPEEIEKKVKKMYTDPNHLRVEDPGKVEGNPVFTYLDAFARDKNKVDELKAHYQKGGLGDSVVKKYLLEELLALLEPIQKRRKELEDDLGYVFEVLDIGTQKANEIAQNTLDEVKAAIGLDYSLSSSIS